A window of the Microbacterium sp. AZCO genome harbors these coding sequences:
- a CDS encoding HAMP domain-containing sensor histidine kinase, whose amino-acid sequence MSGSPDRDRVQRSALRVGILVAAGSALVITAGVAVLVLVLLISGRPEGEREPERGEPVGDHIVVDVDRVLPVVLALGVLGVVLLGVIAWLAARSAVRPLAEALRLQRAFVADSSHELRTPLTALTSRIQILQRRQAAGRPIEPTIAALRHDARVLDDVLTDMLLAAEGEDAGDSSAQLDGCLESAVATLEPLADETGVTLRTEVAHAMTAPIPSVTLTRLCVALIDNAVHHSPSGSVVTVAADRNGDTIEIRVTDAGSGVDPADHDRIFERFARAAESGRRRGFGLGLALVRETAARYGGTAKLESTSSTGSTFVLALPASR is encoded by the coding sequence ATGAGCGGCTCCCCCGACCGCGACCGCGTCCAGCGGTCCGCGCTGCGGGTGGGCATCCTGGTCGCAGCGGGATCTGCCCTGGTCATCACGGCCGGAGTGGCCGTCCTGGTGCTCGTGCTGCTCATCTCGGGCCGCCCGGAGGGCGAGCGCGAACCCGAGCGCGGAGAACCCGTCGGCGATCACATCGTCGTCGACGTCGACCGGGTGCTGCCCGTGGTGCTCGCGCTCGGAGTGCTCGGGGTCGTCCTCCTGGGGGTCATCGCGTGGCTCGCCGCGCGATCGGCGGTTCGCCCGCTCGCCGAAGCGCTGCGCCTGCAGCGCGCGTTCGTCGCCGACTCCAGCCACGAGCTGCGCACACCGCTCACCGCGCTCACGAGCCGGATCCAGATCCTCCAACGGCGACAGGCCGCCGGCAGGCCGATCGAGCCGACGATCGCCGCGCTGCGTCACGATGCCCGCGTCCTCGACGACGTTCTGACCGACATGCTTCTCGCGGCCGAGGGTGAGGACGCGGGCGACTCCTCGGCGCAGCTCGATGGATGCCTCGAATCAGCCGTGGCGACGCTCGAGCCGCTCGCCGACGAGACCGGCGTCACGCTGCGCACCGAGGTCGCTCACGCGATGACCGCCCCTATCCCGTCCGTCACCCTCACCCGTCTGTGCGTGGCGCTGATCGACAACGCGGTGCACCACTCCCCCTCCGGGTCCGTCGTCACCGTCGCCGCGGACCGGAACGGCGACACCATCGAGATCCGTGTCACCGATGCCGGGAGCGGCGTCGATCCTGCCGACCACGACCGCATCTTCGAGCGTTTCGCCCGCGCAGCGGAGTCCGGGCGCCGGCGTGGGTTCGGGCTGGGGCTTGCGCTCGTGCGCGAGACGGCTGCACGCTACGGCGGAACAGCGAAACTGGAGTCGACGTCATCGACGGGGTCGACGTTCGTCCTCGCCCTGCCCGCGTCACGGTAG
- a CDS encoding universal stress protein has translation MPEAIRDPGPQRDPFPLPWAKPGLLVGFDGSAGSVRGLLRAVQMAPLLDLPVHAIVVWDYPTLIYGDAYSPEIDGSPVEDAEQIRAMGAAEAFPDGVPAWFTSSTQRGRPAHTLIELSRQAEFVVVGTRGHGGFTGLLLGSVSAALSSHAHCSVLIVR, from the coding sequence ATGCCTGAGGCCATCCGCGATCCCGGTCCGCAACGCGACCCCTTCCCGCTTCCCTGGGCCAAGCCCGGGCTCCTCGTGGGCTTCGACGGGTCCGCCGGCAGCGTCCGTGGGCTCCTCCGCGCCGTGCAGATGGCGCCCCTCCTCGACCTCCCCGTGCACGCGATCGTGGTCTGGGACTACCCGACGCTGATCTACGGCGATGCCTACTCGCCCGAGATCGATGGGAGCCCCGTTGAGGATGCCGAGCAGATCCGAGCGATGGGCGCAGCGGAAGCGTTTCCCGACGGCGTGCCGGCGTGGTTCACCTCGAGCACGCAGCGGGGACGTCCCGCTCACACGCTCATCGAGCTCTCGCGGCAGGCGGAGTTCGTTGTCGTCGGCACCCGAGGCCACGGCGGCTTCACGGGTCTGCTGCTCGGATCCGTCAGCGCGGCCCTCTCCTCCCACGCGCACTGCTCGGTGCTCATCGTCCGGTGA
- the rsfS gene encoding ribosome silencing factor encodes MTATENGRRMLQIAAAAADSKGGEDLVGLDVSEPLPLVDIFLLVTGRSERNVAAIADEIEDKLLEAGHKRLRREGREESRWVLLDFGDLVVHVFHEQERVYYGLERLWKDCPVVPIELPERITPAR; translated from the coding sequence ATGACGGCGACCGAGAACGGACGACGGATGCTGCAGATCGCGGCGGCTGCCGCGGACTCCAAGGGAGGAGAGGACCTCGTCGGGCTGGATGTCTCCGAGCCGCTGCCGCTCGTCGACATCTTCCTGCTCGTGACGGGCCGCAGCGAGCGGAACGTCGCCGCCATCGCGGACGAGATCGAGGACAAGCTGCTCGAGGCCGGACACAAGCGACTCCGTCGCGAGGGCCGTGAGGAGTCCCGCTGGGTGCTCCTCGACTTCGGCGATCTCGTCGTGCACGTCTTCCACGAGCAGGAGCGCGTCTACTACGGCCTCGAGCGTCTGTGGAAGGACTGCCCGGTCGTCCCGATCGAGCTTCCCGAGCGCATCACACCGGCTCGCTGA
- a CDS encoding ferredoxin reductase family protein — protein sequence MVIWGTSLFVVALWVSGAGVQALLGFDAETLNSLGRLTGLVSANLLLYQVLLMARVPLFERGFGRDEITRMHRLVGFWSFWLLIAHIVLLVLGYAAQAAVNPFVQLWQFVWDYPGMLLATAGTGLLVMVVVTSIRRSRRRLRYESWHLLHLYGYLGVGLAIPHMLWTGADFVQNAAATVYWWMLWGIVAASVVVFRIGQPLWRSARHRLRVVSVVPDGSNGVSVRVRGRDLERLRARAGQFFVWRFLDGPGWSRGHPYSLAAAPVGDEFVISAKIVGDGTERLTRLRPGTRALIEGPYGTMTGDVRSARKLLMIGAGAGVAPLTALLASEDYAPGDAVLLTRDHTDADGMRLDEISRLTRMRGVRHFTLNGPRDRSRATWLPASHAAWAGSAIFRHLAPDLEDYDVFLCGPAPWMAAVHADLIEAGVPDRRIHSEAFAV from the coding sequence GTGGTCATCTGGGGCACGAGCCTCTTCGTCGTCGCACTGTGGGTGTCGGGCGCCGGCGTGCAGGCGCTCCTGGGCTTCGACGCCGAGACGCTGAACTCGCTCGGACGGCTGACCGGGCTCGTGTCGGCGAACCTTCTGCTCTATCAGGTGCTTCTGATGGCGCGCGTGCCGCTCTTCGAGCGCGGCTTCGGGCGAGATGAGATCACCCGCATGCACCGGCTCGTGGGGTTCTGGTCGTTCTGGCTGCTCATCGCCCACATCGTGCTTCTCGTGCTGGGCTATGCCGCGCAGGCCGCCGTGAACCCGTTCGTTCAGCTGTGGCAGTTCGTCTGGGACTACCCGGGCATGCTGCTCGCGACGGCGGGCACGGGTCTTCTCGTCATGGTGGTGGTGACCTCGATCCGGAGATCACGCCGGCGGCTGCGCTACGAGTCCTGGCACCTCCTCCACCTGTACGGCTACCTCGGCGTGGGGCTCGCCATCCCGCACATGCTCTGGACGGGTGCCGACTTCGTGCAGAACGCCGCGGCGACGGTGTACTGGTGGATGCTGTGGGGCATCGTGGCCGCATCCGTCGTCGTCTTCCGCATCGGGCAGCCGCTGTGGCGCTCGGCGCGGCACCGTCTTCGTGTGGTCTCGGTGGTGCCGGACGGGTCGAACGGCGTGAGCGTGCGCGTGCGCGGTCGCGATCTCGAGCGGCTCCGCGCGCGGGCCGGGCAGTTCTTCGTCTGGCGATTCCTCGACGGTCCCGGATGGTCGCGTGGACATCCGTACTCGCTGGCCGCGGCCCCGGTGGGGGATGAGTTCGTCATCTCGGCGAAGATCGTGGGCGACGGCACGGAACGACTGACACGCCTGCGTCCCGGCACGCGCGCGCTCATCGAGGGCCCCTACGGCACCATGACCGGGGACGTGCGCAGCGCGCGCAAACTCCTCATGATCGGCGCGGGCGCGGGCGTCGCTCCGTTGACCGCTCTGCTGGCCTCGGAGGACTACGCGCCGGGCGACGCCGTGCTCCTCACGCGCGACCACACCGATGCCGACGGGATGCGGCTCGACGAGATCAGCCGGCTCACGAGAATGCGCGGTGTGCGTCACTTCACGCTGAACGGACCTCGGGATCGCAGTCGGGCGACGTGGCTGCCCGCCTCCCACGCGGCGTGGGCCGGATCCGCGATCTTCCGCCATCTCGCACCCGACCTCGAGGACTACGACGTCTTCCTCTGCGGGCCGGCTCCGTGGATGGCCGCCGTCCACGCGGACCTCATCGAGGCCGGTGTGCCCGACCGACGCATCCACAGCGAAGCGTTCGCCGTCTGA
- a CDS encoding response regulator transcription factor, with amino-acid sequence MDDRREVLPRLLYVEDDPVIAEMAVDVLSESYSVEHVSDGRIAKERVLSDRFDVIVVDRRLPGLDGLDLVRAIRVAHITTPVLLLTALGSVADRVEGLDAGANDYLVKPFDYDELLARLRSLVRGFRIAGERREIGEWVFVPASSALYSPAGGRVALTATETRLLSALSESPGHVFSREELLRTAFSSDDSLNSVDTYVHYIRRKSAPDIIETVRGRGYRAAAPI; translated from the coding sequence GTGGACGACCGTCGAGAGGTTCTCCCCCGACTCCTATATGTCGAGGACGACCCGGTGATCGCCGAGATGGCGGTCGACGTCCTCAGCGAGAGCTATTCCGTCGAGCACGTCTCGGACGGGCGCATCGCGAAGGAGCGCGTGCTCAGCGACCGGTTCGATGTCATCGTGGTCGATCGGCGCCTGCCGGGCCTGGACGGCCTCGACCTCGTGCGCGCCATTCGGGTGGCGCACATCACGACTCCCGTGCTGCTGCTCACGGCACTCGGGTCGGTCGCGGATCGGGTGGAAGGGCTGGATGCCGGAGCCAACGACTACCTCGTCAAGCCCTTCGACTACGACGAGCTGCTGGCACGACTGCGATCACTCGTCCGAGGCTTCCGGATCGCCGGTGAGCGGCGTGAGATCGGAGAGTGGGTGTTCGTGCCGGCATCCTCGGCGCTCTACTCGCCGGCAGGCGGACGTGTCGCACTGACCGCCACCGAGACCCGGCTGCTCTCGGCCCTGTCGGAGAGCCCCGGCCACGTCTTCTCCCGTGAGGAGCTGCTTCGTACCGCCTTCTCCTCGGACGACTCGCTGAACTCGGTGGACACCTACGTGCATTACATCCGACGCAAATCGGCGCCCGACATCATCGAGACGGTCCGCGGCCGCGGCTACCGAGCGGCCGCGCCGATATGA
- the ppk2 gene encoding polyphosphate kinase 2 codes for MGSRLSKKSYERELHRLQAELVDMQAWVQASGARIVVIFEGRDAAGKGSTIKRVAEYLNPRVTRIVALPAPTEREKGQWYFQRYVPHLPAAGEIVLMDRSWYNRAGVEHVMGYCTNAEYHRFLHQAPIFERLLVEDGIILLKYWFSVSPDEQESRFRSRAQDPMRRWKLSPNDLLSITRWEDYSRAKDSMFVHTDIPEAPWFEVPSVDKRRSRINMISHLLSMIPYGKVEPEPVVIPTRPEARGYERPPRNLENYVPDVAANLES; via the coding sequence ATGGGTTCCCGCCTCTCGAAGAAGAGCTACGAACGCGAGCTGCACCGGCTGCAGGCCGAGCTGGTCGACATGCAGGCGTGGGTGCAGGCGTCCGGAGCACGGATCGTGGTCATCTTCGAGGGACGGGATGCCGCCGGCAAGGGCTCGACGATCAAGCGCGTCGCCGAGTACCTCAACCCCCGGGTCACGCGCATCGTGGCCCTCCCCGCGCCGACCGAGCGCGAGAAGGGCCAGTGGTACTTCCAGCGATATGTGCCGCATCTGCCCGCTGCGGGGGAGATCGTCCTGATGGATCGATCGTGGTACAACCGCGCCGGAGTCGAGCACGTGATGGGCTACTGCACGAACGCGGAGTACCACCGCTTCCTGCACCAGGCCCCCATCTTCGAACGGCTGCTCGTCGAGGACGGGATCATCCTCCTCAAGTACTGGTTCAGCGTCTCGCCCGACGAGCAGGAGAGCAGGTTCCGCTCCCGGGCGCAGGATCCGATGCGGCGGTGGAAGCTGAGCCCCAACGACCTGCTGTCGATCACCCGGTGGGAGGACTACTCGCGGGCGAAGGACAGCATGTTCGTGCACACAGACATCCCCGAGGCGCCGTGGTTCGAGGTCCCGTCCGTCGACAAGCGGCGCAGCCGGATCAACATGATCTCGCACCTGCTCTCGATGATTCCCTACGGCAAGGTCGAGCCGGAGCCGGTGGTGATCCCCACCCGGCCCGAGGCCCGCGGCTATGAGAGGCCGCCGCGGAACCTCGAGAACTACGTACCGGACGTCGCCGCGAATCTCGAGAGCTGA
- a CDS encoding FMN-binding protein produces the protein MKKIIIGVLATISGLVMLFTYRTSLDAAPAPVTAPGGQTSGSGTLTDGQYTGSSAATRYGPVQVQVTVSGGKITAVDVPTYPDGNGVDQRINSSAIPQLVSETLTAQSAQLDMISGATFTSTGYIQSLQSALDQASH, from the coding sequence ATGAAGAAGATCATCATCGGTGTTCTCGCCACGATCAGCGGCCTCGTGATGCTGTTCACGTACCGCACCTCGCTCGACGCGGCACCGGCGCCGGTGACCGCGCCGGGCGGACAGACCTCGGGTTCCGGCACGCTCACCGATGGGCAGTACACGGGCAGCTCGGCGGCGACTAGGTACGGTCCTGTGCAGGTTCAGGTCACCGTGTCCGGCGGCAAGATCACCGCGGTCGATGTGCCGACCTATCCGGATGGCAACGGGGTGGATCAGCGGATCAACTCCTCGGCCATCCCGCAGCTCGTCTCCGAGACGCTCACGGCGCAGAGCGCCCAGCTCGACATGATCTCGGGCGCCACATTCACCAGCACGGGCTACATCCAGTCGCTGCAGTCGGCACTCGACCAGGCGAGCCACTGA
- the obgE gene encoding GTPase ObgE — translation MVTFVDRVTLHLRAGKGGNGCVSVRREKFKPLAGPDGGNGGHGGDVVLVADPQVTTLLSYHHSPHRHAGNGGFGMGDNRSGAAGEALELPVPVGTVVKDADGEPLVDLIEPGMRFIVAPGGLGGLGNAALSSPKRKAPGFALLGTPGWEGDVLLELKTVADVALVGYPSAGKSSLIAAISAARPKIADYPFTTLHPNLGVVQAGDVRFTVADVPGLIEGASEGKGLGLEFLRHVERCTALVHVLDCATLEPGRDPLSDLDVILAELAAYPVPEGQLPLLERPQLIALNKVDVPEAKDLADLVRPDLEERGFRVFEISTVSHEGLRQLTFALGDVVSRHRAEQAVKPAPERIVIRPKGAEEDFRVRVEGGTYGDIFRILGEKPVRWVQQTDFQNDEAVGYLADRLNKLGVEDELFRAGATPGATVVIGEGDGVVFDWDPSLTSTAELITAPRGTDARLDGSGRRTTAERREQYHELMDAKAEARAELEAERVNGSGWDDEEDE, via the coding sequence ATGGTCACCTTCGTAGACCGGGTCACGCTGCACCTGCGTGCGGGCAAGGGCGGCAACGGCTGCGTGTCAGTGCGCCGCGAGAAGTTCAAGCCGCTCGCCGGCCCCGACGGCGGCAACGGGGGTCACGGCGGTGACGTCGTGCTCGTCGCCGATCCGCAGGTCACGACCCTGCTCTCGTACCACCACTCGCCGCATCGCCACGCCGGCAACGGCGGCTTCGGCATGGGCGACAACCGCTCCGGTGCGGCGGGCGAGGCGCTCGAGCTGCCGGTCCCGGTCGGGACGGTTGTCAAGGATGCCGACGGCGAGCCGCTCGTCGACCTCATCGAGCCCGGCATGCGCTTCATCGTCGCCCCCGGCGGCCTCGGGGGCCTCGGCAACGCCGCACTCTCGTCACCCAAGCGCAAGGCGCCCGGCTTCGCCCTCCTCGGCACGCCCGGCTGGGAGGGCGACGTCCTCCTCGAGCTCAAGACCGTCGCCGACGTGGCCCTCGTGGGCTACCCGTCGGCCGGCAAGTCGAGCCTGATCGCGGCGATCTCCGCGGCGCGCCCGAAGATCGCCGACTACCCGTTCACGACGCTGCACCCTAATCTCGGCGTCGTGCAGGCGGGGGACGTGCGCTTCACCGTCGCCGATGTGCCGGGACTGATCGAGGGGGCGAGCGAGGGCAAGGGGCTCGGCCTCGAGTTCCTCCGCCATGTCGAGCGCTGCACGGCGCTCGTGCACGTGCTCGACTGCGCGACCCTCGAGCCGGGACGCGACCCGCTGAGCGACCTCGACGTCATCCTCGCCGAGCTCGCGGCGTACCCCGTGCCCGAGGGTCAGCTGCCGCTGCTCGAGCGCCCCCAGCTGATCGCGCTCAACAAGGTCGACGTGCCCGAGGCGAAGGATCTCGCCGACCTCGTGCGCCCTGATCTCGAGGAGCGGGGCTTCCGTGTGTTCGAGATCTCCACGGTGAGCCACGAGGGCCTCCGCCAGCTCACGTTCGCGCTGGGCGACGTCGTGTCGCGCCACCGCGCGGAGCAGGCGGTCAAGCCGGCTCCCGAGCGCATCGTCATCCGGCCGAAGGGCGCCGAAGAGGACTTCCGCGTCCGCGTCGAGGGCGGCACGTACGGCGACATCTTCCGCATCCTGGGGGAGAAGCCGGTGCGCTGGGTGCAGCAGACCGACTTCCAGAACGACGAGGCCGTGGGCTACCTCGCCGATCGACTCAACAAGCTCGGCGTCGAGGACGAGCTCTTCCGAGCCGGCGCGACGCCCGGTGCGACCGTTGTCATCGGCGAGGGCGACGGCGTCGTCTTCGACTGGGACCCCTCGCTCACGTCGACGGCCGAGCTCATCACGGCGCCTCGCGGCACGGACGCGCGTCTCGACGGCTCCGGCCGCCGCACGACGGCCGAGCGCCGCGAGCAGTATCACGAGCTGATGGATGCCAAGGCCGAGGCCCGCGCCGAGCTCGAGGCCGAGCGGGTGAACGGGTCGGGCTGGGACGACGAGGAGGACGAGTGA
- a CDS encoding zinc-dependent alcohol dehydrogenase, translating into MKAAVVHSFGAPAEVEDRPVPRPGAGQVLVRLEACGLCHTDIHAMQGDWPVKPPLPLVPGHEGVGIIEQLGDGVTSRTVGQRVAMPWLGHACGECRFCIDGRENLCEQQFNNGYGVDGGYAEYMLADARFATPVPDGISAIDAAPLTCAGVTTYAAIKNARVVPGETVAVFGIGGLGHLAVQYARLVGAKVIAVDVNDEKLQLATELGVDHVVNARGTDVVQAIRDWGGADVAVVLAVAPAVFGQAFEALNRGGRLVLVSLPADGTITLPIFETVLKGISVIGSIVGTRQDLTEVFDLHAAGRTRVITQTRELEQVNTSVDEVLAGSVPARLVFAYDSVGAVKAPSSE; encoded by the coding sequence ATGAAGGCAGCAGTCGTCCACAGCTTCGGAGCACCGGCGGAGGTCGAGGATCGCCCCGTTCCCAGGCCGGGGGCGGGCCAGGTTCTGGTGCGCCTCGAAGCCTGCGGGCTGTGTCACACCGACATCCACGCCATGCAGGGCGACTGGCCGGTGAAGCCGCCGCTGCCCCTCGTCCCGGGCCATGAAGGAGTCGGGATCATCGAGCAGCTCGGCGACGGCGTCACCTCCCGCACCGTCGGACAGCGCGTCGCGATGCCGTGGCTCGGTCACGCGTGCGGCGAGTGCCGTTTCTGCATCGACGGGCGGGAGAACCTGTGCGAGCAGCAGTTCAACAACGGCTACGGGGTCGACGGCGGCTACGCCGAGTACATGCTCGCGGATGCCCGCTTCGCCACCCCGGTGCCCGACGGCATCTCGGCGATCGACGCGGCGCCCCTGACGTGCGCGGGGGTGACGACATACGCGGCGATCAAGAACGCGCGGGTGGTCCCCGGAGAGACGGTCGCCGTCTTCGGAATCGGCGGACTGGGCCACCTCGCGGTGCAGTACGCCCGGCTGGTCGGCGCCAAGGTCATCGCGGTGGACGTGAATGACGAGAAGCTCCAGCTGGCGACCGAACTGGGCGTCGACCACGTTGTGAACGCCCGTGGGACGGATGTGGTCCAGGCGATCCGAGACTGGGGAGGCGCGGATGTCGCGGTGGTCCTGGCGGTCGCTCCGGCGGTCTTCGGCCAGGCGTTCGAGGCACTCAACCGGGGTGGACGGCTCGTCCTGGTCTCCCTCCCCGCCGACGGCACGATCACGCTTCCGATCTTCGAGACCGTGCTCAAGGGCATCAGCGTCATCGGATCCATAGTGGGCACGCGGCAGGATCTCACGGAGGTCTTCGACCTGCACGCCGCCGGGCGCACGCGAGTGATCACGCAGACGCGTGAGCTCGAGCAGGTGAACACCTCGGTGGACGAGGTTCTCGCAGGCTCGGTGCCCGCCCGACTGGTCTTCGCCTATGACTCGGTGGGCGCGGTGAAGGCGCCGTCATCGGAGTGA
- the proB gene encoding glutamate 5-kinase, with product MTVRDRTELAGARRVVVKVGSSSISGDNAGRIQPIVEALAAAHARGTEVVLVSSGAIATGMPYLSLAERPSDLATQQAAAAVGQNVLIYRYQEALRPFRIVAGQVLLTAGDLENHTHRSNARRAMERLLGLRILAIVNENDTVATHEIRFGDNDRLAALVAELIGADALVLLSDIESLYTRPPDQPGARPIDRVHYGDDLHGFEFGSVVVNSVGTGGAATKVSAARLAAASGIGVLVTSADRVDDALTGAEIGTWFEPNPEPAAPAATGPIRTAGVVAPSV from the coding sequence GTGACCGTACGCGATCGGACCGAACTGGCGGGTGCCCGTCGCGTCGTCGTGAAGGTCGGCTCGTCGTCGATCAGCGGAGACAACGCGGGCCGCATCCAGCCGATCGTCGAGGCACTCGCCGCCGCGCACGCGCGCGGGACCGAGGTCGTGCTCGTCTCCTCCGGGGCGATCGCGACCGGGATGCCCTACCTCTCGCTCGCCGAACGCCCGAGCGACCTGGCAACCCAGCAGGCTGCCGCCGCGGTGGGTCAGAACGTGCTGATCTACCGCTACCAGGAGGCTCTGCGCCCCTTCCGCATCGTCGCGGGACAGGTGCTCCTCACCGCGGGGGACCTCGAGAACCACACGCACCGCTCCAACGCCCGCCGCGCCATGGAGCGCCTCCTCGGCCTCCGCATCCTGGCGATCGTCAACGAGAACGACACCGTCGCGACGCACGAGATCCGCTTCGGCGACAACGACCGGCTCGCGGCGCTCGTGGCGGAGCTCATCGGCGCCGATGCGCTCGTGCTGCTGAGCGACATCGAAAGCCTCTACACGCGCCCGCCGGACCAGCCAGGCGCCCGCCCCATCGATCGCGTCCACTACGGCGACGACCTGCACGGCTTCGAGTTCGGCTCGGTCGTCGTCAACAGCGTCGGCACCGGGGGAGCGGCGACGAAGGTGTCGGCCGCGCGACTGGCCGCGGCATCCGGAATCGGCGTGCTCGTCACCAGCGCGGACCGCGTCGACGACGCTCTCACGGGAGCCGAGATCGGCACGTGGTTCGAGCCGAACCCGGAGCCCGCGGCACCTGCGGCGACGGGGCCGATCCGCACCGCGGGCGTCGTCGCACCCTCCGTCTGA
- a CDS encoding glutamate-5-semialdehyde dehydrogenase, whose protein sequence is MTTTATTPRERMLLAKDAARTIGLLSDEQKRDALLAIADAIEWSAAEIVSANGEDLERGRATGLSTALQDRLRLDEPRVAALAAAVRDIAALPDPVGRVLDERTLPNGVELTKVSVPFGVVGSIYEARPNVTVDIASLALRSGNAVVLRGGSAAELTNAALIRAMRGALAEQGIDPEAIQTVDEFGRDGAKALMQARGIVDVLVPRGSAQLIETVVTESSVPVIETGAGVVHIVLDASAPLDWARDIVVNAKVQRPSVCNSVETVLVHRDAADQLVPPIVSALQERGVTVHGDAVVSGLAAGIVPATDEDWQTEYLSLDVAMHVVDDLDEALAHIRTYSTHHTESIITTDDANAARFLAEVDSAVVMVNTSTRFTDGGEFGFGAEVGISTQKLHARGPMGLAELTSSKWLARGSGQVRA, encoded by the coding sequence ATGACCACCACCGCGACGACGCCGCGGGAGCGCATGCTGCTCGCGAAGGACGCCGCCCGCACGATCGGGCTGCTGAGCGACGAGCAGAAGCGCGACGCTCTCCTCGCCATCGCCGACGCGATCGAGTGGTCGGCCGCCGAGATCGTCTCCGCCAACGGCGAGGACCTCGAGCGCGGGCGCGCCACGGGGCTCTCGACGGCGCTTCAAGACCGGCTGCGGCTCGACGAGCCGCGGGTCGCCGCCCTCGCCGCCGCGGTCCGCGACATCGCCGCGCTGCCCGATCCGGTCGGCCGGGTGCTCGACGAGCGCACACTTCCGAACGGCGTCGAGCTCACCAAGGTGTCCGTGCCGTTCGGGGTCGTCGGCTCCATCTACGAGGCGCGTCCCAACGTCACGGTCGACATCGCGTCCCTGGCGCTCCGCTCGGGCAACGCCGTCGTCCTGCGCGGCGGCTCGGCCGCTGAGCTCACCAACGCGGCGCTCATCCGCGCGATGCGGGGCGCCCTCGCGGAGCAGGGCATCGACCCCGAGGCGATTCAGACGGTCGACGAGTTCGGCCGCGACGGGGCGAAGGCGCTCATGCAGGCGCGCGGCATCGTCGACGTGCTGGTGCCCCGCGGCAGCGCGCAGCTCATCGAGACCGTCGTGACCGAGTCGTCGGTCCCTGTCATCGAGACGGGCGCCGGCGTCGTGCACATCGTGCTCGACGCGTCGGCGCCCCTCGACTGGGCGCGCGACATCGTCGTCAATGCCAAGGTGCAGCGGCCGAGCGTGTGCAACTCCGTCGAGACGGTGCTCGTGCACCGGGATGCTGCGGACCAGCTCGTGCCGCCGATCGTCTCGGCGCTGCAGGAACGCGGTGTGACGGTGCACGGCGATGCCGTCGTCAGCGGCCTGGCCGCCGGCATCGTGCCGGCGACCGACGAGGACTGGCAGACGGAGTATCTCTCGCTCGACGTCGCGATGCATGTCGTCGACGACCTCGATGAGGCGCTCGCGCACATCCGGACGTACTCGACCCACCACACCGAGTCGATCATCACGACCGACGACGCCAACGCCGCGCGCTTCCTCGCCGAGGTCGACTCGGCCGTCGTGATGGTCAACACCTCCACGCGCTTCACCGACGGGGGCGAGTTCGGTTTCGGCGCCGAGGTCGGCATCTCGACGCAGAAGCTCCACGCTCGCGGCCCCATGGGGCTCGCCGAGCTGACGAGCAGCAAGTGGCTCGCGCGGGGCTCCGGACAGGTCCGCGCCTGA
- the nadD gene encoding nicotinate-nucleotide adenylyltransferase codes for MTVARAPRIGVMGGTFDPIHHGHLVAASEVAQSFDLDEVVFVPTGNPWQKSDVSLSEHRYLMTVIATASNPRFTVSRVDIDRGGLTYTIDTLRDLKAQRPDAELFFITGADAIAQILSWRDHDELWELAHFVAVSRPGHVLNTDGLPTDDVSQLEVPALAISSTDCRDRVRRGNPVWYLVPDGVVQYIAKHHLYRSQE; via the coding sequence ATGACGGTGGCACGAGCCCCGAGGATCGGGGTCATGGGTGGGACGTTCGATCCCATCCATCACGGGCACCTCGTCGCCGCGAGCGAAGTCGCGCAGTCTTTCGACCTGGACGAGGTCGTCTTCGTCCCCACCGGAAACCCGTGGCAGAAGAGCGACGTCAGCCTGAGCGAGCACCGCTACCTGATGACGGTCATCGCGACGGCATCCAACCCGCGCTTCACCGTCAGCCGAGTGGACATCGACCGCGGCGGACTCACGTACACGATCGACACACTCCGTGATCTGAAGGCGCAGCGGCCGGACGCCGAGCTGTTCTTCATCACGGGCGCCGACGCCATAGCGCAGATTCTCAGCTGGAGAGACCATGATGAGCTCTGGGAGCTCGCCCACTTCGTCGCGGTCTCCCGCCCCGGGCACGTCCTGAACACAGACGGGCTGCCCACCGACGACGTCAGTCAACTCGAGGTCCCCGCCCTCGCCATCTCATCGACGGACTGTCGAGACCGCGTTCGTCGGGGTAATCCCGTGTGGTACCTCGTTCCCGATGGCGTCGTCCAATACATTGCGAAGCACCATCTCTACCGGAGCCAGGAATGA